A single Candidatus Hydrogenedentota bacterium DNA region contains:
- a CDS encoding homocysteine S-methyltransferase family protein, translated as MSALLDRLRGARIVLADGAWGSNFIAQGLDTARECADLWNVQHPGRVARLAAAYARSADILTTNTFGASRARLATSGLETLCESINMRGVALAREGAALGNPDGPPPLIAGSIGPARDPRNTSVTEATLFTSYREQAALLAEAGADFILVESMTSARDAAIALEAARAACKLEIVCSFAFRAVDGRTYETWCGDSVETALGAAINAGAAVVGANCAPATPSLLNLVETMRGCIGSGPIWLKPNAGQPVQHDGALRYPHPFEAANIEALLDALGHGVFGGCCGTGPAAIALIRDLLDRRNPG; from the coding sequence ATGAGCGCGTTGCTCGACCGGCTCCGCGGCGCCCGGATCGTACTGGCCGACGGCGCCTGGGGAAGCAACTTCATCGCGCAGGGCCTCGATACCGCGCGCGAGTGCGCGGACCTCTGGAACGTACAACACCCCGGTCGAGTCGCACGACTCGCCGCCGCCTACGCGCGCTCGGCGGACATCCTCACCACCAACACCTTCGGCGCCAGCCGGGCCCGCCTTGCGACATCCGGTCTCGAGACGCTGTGCGAGTCAATCAACATGCGGGGTGTGGCGCTGGCGCGCGAGGGCGCCGCGCTGGGCAATCCCGACGGCCCGCCCCCGCTGATTGCCGGATCGATCGGGCCGGCCCGCGACCCGCGAAATACGTCCGTGACCGAGGCAACGCTGTTTACTTCGTACCGCGAGCAGGCGGCCCTCCTGGCGGAGGCCGGCGCGGATTTCATCCTCGTCGAGAGCATGACGAGCGCGCGGGACGCCGCCATCGCCCTGGAAGCCGCGCGCGCCGCCTGCAAGCTAGAAATCGTCTGCTCTTTCGCCTTCCGCGCCGTGGACGGACGCACATACGAAACCTGGTGCGGCGATTCCGTGGAGACCGCGCTGGGCGCGGCCATAAACGCGGGCGCCGCCGTGGTGGGGGCCAATTGCGCGCCCGCAACGCCGTCGCTGCTGAACCTGGTCGAAACCATGCGCGGATGCATCGGATCCGGCCCGATCTGGCTCAAGCCCAACGCCGGGCAGCCCGTACAACACGACGGCGCGCTCCGCTATCCCCACCCCTTCGAAGCGGCGAACATCGAGGCCCTCCTGGACGCCCTCGGCCACGGCGTCTTCGGCGGCTGCTGCGGCACAGGCCCCGCTGCCATCGCCCTGATCCGGGACCTCCTCGACCGGCGTAACCCCGGCTGA
- the kdsB gene encoding 3-deoxy-manno-octulosonate cytidylyltransferase, with the protein MTRVVGIIPSRYASTRLPGKALEDILGKPMVQRVYEACRKSDVLDALYVATDDQRIAEVVERIGGSVIMTSPYHVSGTDRLAEAIKSIDADIVVNIQGDYPFMNPCMIQEGVDPLLADPDLPMATMMRAVSSPTDLHNPDVVKVIINLKSEAMYFSRSLIPFPRGYKAHSVYEHIGMFFYRREFLEFFSQLPPTPLEQVEKLEQLRVLEHGYRIRVVLTQCKDSLLSGFSVDTSDDLDRLEEMLNKRGITC; encoded by the coding sequence ATGACACGAGTTGTGGGTATTATTCCATCCCGGTACGCCTCCACGCGGCTGCCGGGAAAAGCGCTGGAAGACATCCTGGGCAAGCCCATGGTCCAGCGCGTGTACGAGGCGTGCCGGAAGTCGGATGTGCTCGACGCGCTCTACGTCGCCACCGACGACCAGCGCATCGCCGAGGTGGTCGAGCGGATCGGCGGATCCGTCATCATGACGTCGCCGTACCACGTGAGCGGCACGGATCGCCTCGCCGAGGCAATCAAATCCATCGATGCCGACATCGTGGTCAATATCCAGGGCGATTACCCGTTCATGAACCCGTGCATGATCCAGGAAGGCGTGGATCCGTTGCTGGCCGATCCCGATCTGCCCATGGCCACCATGATGCGGGCCGTCTCCAGCCCCACCGACCTGCACAACCCCGACGTGGTCAAGGTCATCATCAACCTCAAGAGCGAGGCCATGTACTTCTCGCGATCGCTCATCCCCTTCCCGCGCGGCTACAAGGCCCACAGCGTCTACGAACACATCGGCATGTTCTTCTACCGCCGCGAATTCCTCGAATTCTTCTCGCAGCTCCCCCCCACGCCGCTCGAACAGGTCGAGAAACTGGAGCAGCTCCGCGTCCTCGAACACGGCTACCGCATCCGCGTCGTGCTCACGCAATGCAAGGACTCCCTCCTCAGCGGTTTCAGCGTGGATACCTCCGACGACCTGGATCGCCTCGAAGAAATGCTCAACAAGCGCGGCATCACATGCTGA
- a CDS encoding FdhF/YdeP family oxidoreductase, with the protein MSNPFRQNKRWTPANWASLVPFGLGQQGPNNFHEVFRAAWENKDEAAYAWRILRDGVCDGCALGTSGLHDWTLDGVHLCNIRLRLLRLNTMPALDTGRLADITSLQGMKSADLRDLGRLPYPMIRARGEAGFRRITWDEALDRVAARIRQSSPDRFGAYLTSRGIPNETYYTAQKSVRAMGSANIDNAARICHSPSTAALKSTIGAGATTCSYADWMKSDLIVFFGSNMANNQPVATKYIHYAKKNGAKVAVVNNYEEPGMARYWIPSVPESALFGTRIADRFFLVNAGSDVAFINGVLKHLFQNEWVDLEFIASHTDGVADLRTGLEAQSWDDLEALSGTTREEMLAFAIMINEAKRAVFVWSMGITQHVQGVDNVRAIVNLALTKGFVGREGCGLMPIRGHSGVQGGAEMGAYATALPGGLPVNAENAAALAAQWGFPVPGAPGLSAVQMIEAADRGDLDVLFSAGGNFLEVLPDPPFVEQALQKIPMRVHMDIVLSPQMLLDAAEETILLPAATRYETPGGVTETSTERRIIFSPEIPGRRIGEARPEWEVFPDLARRVRPEHGAALSFPDTASVRAEIAQIVPFYGGIQHLRKKGDQFQYGGPHLCADWKFDTPDGKAHFFAIAPEETAIPEGEFALTTRRGKQFNSMLHANRDYITGAEREAVLMNPRDAAALGLARGDRVRLENAFGAFEGRVFPAPVQPRNLQVHWPEGNTLLDRTRTAREAGVPDYNARVRVIPLAEEAPRE; encoded by the coding sequence ATGTCGAATCCATTCCGCCAGAACAAGCGCTGGACGCCCGCAAACTGGGCGAGCCTGGTCCCCTTTGGCCTCGGCCAGCAGGGGCCGAACAACTTCCACGAGGTCTTCCGCGCCGCCTGGGAAAACAAGGACGAGGCCGCCTACGCCTGGCGCATCCTGCGGGATGGCGTGTGCGACGGGTGCGCCCTCGGCACGAGCGGGCTGCACGACTGGACCCTGGACGGCGTGCATCTCTGCAATATCCGGCTGCGCCTCCTCCGCCTGAACACCATGCCCGCGCTGGACACGGGCCGCCTCGCGGATATCACGTCGCTACAGGGCATGAAGAGCGCCGATCTCCGCGACCTGGGGCGCCTCCCCTACCCCATGATTCGCGCGCGGGGCGAAGCAGGCTTCCGCCGCATCACCTGGGACGAGGCCCTCGATCGCGTCGCGGCGCGCATCCGCCAGTCCAGTCCGGACCGCTTCGGCGCCTACCTGACCAGCCGCGGCATCCCCAATGAAACCTACTACACCGCCCAGAAATCCGTGCGGGCGATGGGCTCGGCGAATATCGACAACGCCGCGCGCATCTGCCACAGCCCGAGCACGGCGGCCCTCAAGTCGACCATCGGCGCGGGCGCCACGACGTGCTCCTACGCGGACTGGATGAAAAGCGACCTGATCGTGTTCTTCGGGTCGAACATGGCCAACAACCAGCCCGTGGCCACGAAATACATCCATTACGCCAAGAAAAACGGCGCCAAAGTGGCCGTCGTGAACAACTACGAAGAACCGGGCATGGCGCGCTACTGGATACCCTCCGTACCCGAAAGCGCGCTCTTCGGCACCCGGATCGCCGACCGATTCTTCCTGGTCAATGCCGGCTCGGATGTGGCGTTTATCAACGGCGTGCTGAAACATCTGTTCCAGAACGAATGGGTGGACCTGGAGTTCATCGCCTCCCACACCGACGGCGTCGCGGATCTGCGGACCGGGCTCGAAGCCCAATCCTGGGACGACCTCGAAGCCCTCAGCGGCACAACCCGCGAAGAAATGCTGGCCTTCGCCATCATGATAAACGAGGCGAAACGCGCGGTCTTCGTCTGGAGCATGGGCATCACGCAACACGTGCAGGGCGTCGACAACGTGCGCGCCATCGTCAACCTGGCCCTGACAAAGGGCTTCGTCGGGCGCGAAGGCTGCGGACTCATGCCGATTCGCGGCCATTCCGGCGTGCAGGGCGGCGCCGAAATGGGCGCGTACGCCACCGCCCTGCCCGGCGGGCTCCCTGTCAACGCGGAAAACGCCGCCGCCCTGGCCGCGCAGTGGGGCTTTCCGGTCCCCGGCGCCCCCGGCCTCAGCGCCGTGCAGATGATCGAGGCGGCCGATCGCGGCGATCTCGATGTCCTGTTTTCGGCGGGCGGGAACTTCCTCGAAGTGCTCCCGGACCCGCCCTTCGTGGAACAGGCGCTACAGAAGATCCCCATGCGCGTGCACATGGATATCGTCCTCTCGCCGCAGATGCTGCTCGACGCCGCCGAGGAAACCATTCTCCTCCCCGCCGCCACGCGTTACGAGACACCCGGCGGCGTCACGGAGACCAGCACCGAGCGGCGCATTATCTTCAGCCCGGAGATCCCCGGGCGGCGTATCGGCGAGGCGCGCCCGGAATGGGAGGTCTTCCCCGATCTGGCGCGGCGCGTACGCCCCGAGCACGGCGCGGCCCTCTCTTTCCCCGATACCGCGTCGGTGCGCGCCGAAATCGCGCAAATCGTCCCGTTTTACGGCGGGATCCAGCACCTCAGGAAGAAGGGGGACCAGTTCCAGTACGGCGGGCCCCACCTGTGCGCGGACTGGAAGTTCGACACGCCGGACGGGAAAGCGCATTTCTTCGCGATCGCGCCGGAGGAGACCGCAATCCCCGAAGGCGAGTTCGCCCTGACCACCCGCCGCGGCAAGCAGTTCAACAGCATGCTCCACGCGAACAGGGACTACATCACGGGCGCCGAACGAGAGGCCGTGCTGATGAATCCGCGCGACGCGGCGGCGCTCGGCCTGGCCCGGGGCGATCGGGTCCGCCTGGAGAACGCCTTCGGCGCGTTCGAGGGGCGCGTGTTCCCGGCCCCCGTGCAACCGCGCAACCTGCAAGTCCACTGGCCCGAAGGAAACACGCTCCTCGACCGCACACGCACCGCGCGGGAAGCCGGCGTCCCCGATTACAACGCCCGCGTGCGCGTTATCCCGCTCGCCGAAGAGGCCCCGCGCGAATGA
- a CDS encoding sulfate adenylyltransferase subunit 2 translates to MNQLDQLESKSVHILREAYREFKSLCMLWSIGKDSTVMLWLARKAFFGHCPLPLVHIDTSYKIPEMIAYRDRLALEWNLNMIVGQNKEALAAGMTFPEGKITRLECCKALKSEALKHTLSGDWPRMRLNHSTGQYEVDTNTEPFTGVIVGVRSDEEGSRSKERYFSPRDRQNDWDVDDQPPELWNQYKTDFAPGTHVRIHPLLDWTELNLWEYIEREKIPVVDLYFDRGEGTRYRSLGCGPCTACVQSTARNVPEVVEEIRSGKFANIAERSGRAQDKDDGGGLETLRREGYM, encoded by the coding sequence ATGAACCAGCTCGACCAGCTTGAATCCAAGAGCGTTCACATTTTGCGCGAGGCCTACCGCGAGTTCAAGAGCCTGTGCATGCTGTGGTCCATCGGCAAGGACAGCACGGTTATGCTCTGGCTTGCGCGTAAGGCCTTTTTCGGTCACTGCCCGCTGCCCCTGGTGCACATTGACACCTCCTATAAGATCCCCGAGATGATCGCGTACCGCGACCGGCTTGCGCTGGAGTGGAATCTGAACATGATCGTGGGGCAGAACAAGGAGGCCCTCGCGGCGGGAATGACCTTTCCCGAGGGCAAGATCACCCGCCTGGAATGCTGCAAGGCCCTCAAGAGCGAGGCGCTCAAGCACACGCTTTCGGGCGACTGGCCCCGGATGCGCCTGAACCACAGTACGGGCCAGTACGAGGTGGACACGAACACGGAGCCCTTCACCGGGGTGATCGTGGGCGTGCGATCCGACGAGGAGGGGAGCCGTTCGAAGGAGCGCTATTTCTCCCCGCGCGATCGCCAGAACGACTGGGACGTGGACGACCAGCCGCCCGAACTCTGGAACCAGTACAAGACGGACTTTGCCCCGGGCACGCACGTGCGTATTCACCCGCTGCTCGACTGGACCGAACTGAACCTCTGGGAGTACATCGAGCGGGAGAAGATCCCGGTGGTGGATCTGTACTTTGACCGGGGCGAGGGCACCCGCTACCGCTCCCTGGGCTGCGGGCCGTGCACCGCGTGCGTCCAGTCGACGGCGAGGAACGTGCCGGAAGTGGTCGAGGAGATCCGTAGCGGCAAGTTTGCGAATATCGCGGAGCGATCCGGCCGCGCGCAGGACAAGGATGACGGCGGCGGTCTGGAAACGCTGCGCCGTGAAGGCTATATGTAG
- a CDS encoding adenylyl-sulfate kinase, producing MSTITKVEKEHMDVVIVGHVDHGKSTVIGRLMADTGSLPEGKLEQVKAMCARNARPFEYAFLLDALKNEQAQGITIDTARCFFKTARRHYIINDAPGHIEFLKNMVTGAARAEAALLVIDAHEGVQENSKRHGYMVSMLGLKQLAVLVNKMDLVDYSEARFESIKAEYLAFLEQLGVHPAAFIPVSAREGVNIAASSEKEMPWYDGKTVLEQVDAFNKIRGDETRPFRMPVQDIYKFTAAGDDRRIVAGTVLTGIVRAGDPVRFLPSGKESTVKTVEAFNATERTEAVAGYATGLTLTTQIYIKPGELMVRADEPQPRVSRRFRVNMFWMGRPPMVKGKPYKLKVGSAAVSAELAEIIQVLDASELTSVQNKQQVERHDVAECILETVRPIAFDLRNEIEATGRVVIVDDFEIAGAGVILEALDESGSVMAEHIRAREFSWERGPVTQEERSARFHNVGKLIILHGVYGCGKRRVAKQLERRLFDRGHKTYYFGISNYFEELDHDVRTRDRGREEHLERLGDLARVITDEGTLLITTVTDADDYDLERLKLMTSPNEIFVVNLGENPFDNYPIDVALPYRPDMDEALDTIIGKLRDNGVLHK from the coding sequence ATGAGCACGATTACGAAGGTCGAAAAAGAGCACATGGACGTGGTGATCGTGGGCCATGTGGACCACGGCAAGAGCACGGTGATCGGCCGGCTGATGGCCGACACGGGATCCCTGCCCGAGGGCAAGCTGGAGCAGGTCAAGGCCATGTGCGCGCGCAACGCGCGCCCCTTTGAATACGCCTTCCTGCTCGACGCGCTGAAGAACGAGCAGGCCCAGGGCATTACGATCGACACCGCGCGGTGCTTCTTCAAGACCGCCAGGCGCCACTACATCATCAATGACGCGCCCGGTCACATCGAGTTCCTGAAGAACATGGTGACGGGGGCCGCGCGCGCCGAGGCCGCGCTGCTGGTCATCGACGCCCACGAAGGGGTCCAGGAAAACAGCAAGCGCCACGGTTACATGGTTTCGATGCTGGGCCTCAAGCAACTCGCCGTGCTGGTGAACAAGATGGACCTGGTGGACTACAGCGAGGCGCGCTTTGAGTCCATCAAGGCCGAATACCTCGCCTTCCTGGAGCAGCTCGGCGTGCATCCGGCGGCCTTTATTCCGGTCAGCGCGCGCGAGGGCGTCAATATCGCCGCCAGCTCGGAAAAAGAGATGCCGTGGTACGACGGGAAGACCGTCCTGGAGCAGGTGGACGCGTTCAATAAGATCCGGGGCGACGAAACCCGGCCCTTCCGGATGCCCGTGCAGGACATTTACAAGTTCACCGCCGCCGGGGATGATCGCAGGATCGTGGCGGGCACGGTGCTCACCGGGATAGTCCGCGCGGGGGACCCGGTCCGCTTTCTGCCCTCGGGCAAGGAGTCGACGGTGAAGACGGTCGAAGCCTTCAACGCGACCGAACGCACGGAGGCCGTTGCGGGCTATGCGACGGGACTGACCCTCACGACGCAGATCTACATCAAGCCCGGCGAGCTCATGGTGCGGGCCGACGAGCCACAGCCGCGGGTCAGCCGGCGCTTTCGCGTCAACATGTTCTGGATGGGCCGCCCGCCCATGGTGAAGGGCAAGCCTTACAAGCTCAAGGTGGGATCCGCCGCGGTTTCGGCCGAACTCGCCGAGATAATCCAGGTGCTGGACGCCTCGGAGCTGACTTCGGTCCAGAACAAGCAACAGGTCGAGCGCCACGATGTCGCCGAGTGCATTCTGGAAACGGTGCGCCCGATTGCCTTCGACTTGCGCAACGAGATCGAGGCGACGGGCCGCGTGGTGATCGTGGACGATTTCGAGATCGCGGGGGCCGGGGTGATTCTGGAGGCGCTTGACGAGTCGGGATCCGTTATGGCGGAGCACATCCGCGCCCGCGAATTCTCCTGGGAACGCGGGCCCGTCACACAGGAGGAGCGGTCCGCCCGGTTTCACAATGTGGGCAAGCTGATCATCCTGCACGGCGTCTACGGGTGCGGCAAGCGCCGCGTGGCGAAGCAACTCGAGCGGCGCCTCTTTGACCGCGGCCACAAGACGTACTATTTCGGTATATCCAACTACTTCGAGGAACTCGACCACGACGTGCGCACGCGCGATCGGGGCCGCGAGGAGCACCTTGAGCGCCTGGGCGATCTTGCGCGCGTGATCACCGACGAAGGCACGCTGCTTATCACCACCGTGACGGACGCCGACGACTACGATCTTGAACGGCTCAAGCTGATGACTTCGCCCAACGAGATCTTTGTCGTCAACCTGGGCGAAAACCCCTTCGACAACTACCCGATCGACGTCGCGTTGCCCTACCGGCCGGATATGGACGAGGCGCTGGACACTATCATCGGGAAGCTGCGGGACAACGGCGTCCTGCACAAGTAG
- a CDS encoding Gfo/Idh/MocA family oxidoreductase: MRRRQFLSTCLGASLTSAFSINAAGANERVVAAVMGIRDRGMDLALEIAVRPDAEVRYLIDPDTRLFEKRADAIEKRSGVRPRCITDFRQALDDPEVDALVIATPDHWHALATILACQAGKDVYVEKPTSHSIWESRKMVEAARKYGRMVQVGLQNRSAEYCEIARERLQSADFGDIHFVRIVNSKLRETIGRKPDGTAPDGVDYDLWLGPTPARAFNENHFHYNWHWFWRYSGGDVINDGVHQMDLARWLTGQTLPKAVTSAGARHVFDDDRETPDTQTITWEFEGMLMTLEQTLWTPYMKKHAFELREKDDLPNWPFAGTRIEIYGTRQFMFFGRMGGGFQLFDGDGNTVAIQPGRFAPANTKHVANFIDSIRSRAIPNGDIEAGHYSTLLGHYGNIAFRTGRRLHIDPATEGFIDDPDANSYVRRTYREPWVIPEVV, translated from the coding sequence ATGCGTCGCCGCCAATTCCTCTCCACATGCCTGGGCGCCAGTCTGACCTCGGCCTTCTCCATCAACGCCGCGGGGGCCAACGAGCGCGTCGTCGCCGCGGTCATGGGCATCCGCGACCGGGGGATGGACCTGGCGCTCGAAATTGCGGTCCGCCCGGACGCGGAAGTGCGGTATCTCATCGATCCCGACACGCGCCTCTTTGAGAAACGCGCCGATGCCATTGAAAAGCGGAGCGGGGTGCGCCCGCGCTGCATCACCGATTTCCGTCAGGCGCTGGACGACCCGGAAGTGGACGCGCTGGTCATCGCCACGCCGGATCACTGGCACGCCCTGGCCACGATCCTGGCGTGCCAGGCGGGCAAGGACGTTTATGTCGAGAAGCCCACCTCCCACAGCATCTGGGAAAGCCGCAAGATGGTGGAGGCGGCTCGGAAGTATGGCCGGATGGTCCAGGTAGGGCTACAGAACCGCAGCGCGGAGTATTGCGAAATCGCGCGGGAGCGCTTGCAGTCGGCGGACTTCGGGGATATACACTTTGTGCGCATCGTCAATTCCAAGCTCCGCGAAACCATTGGCCGCAAGCCCGATGGGACCGCCCCTGACGGCGTGGATTATGATTTGTGGCTGGGCCCAACGCCGGCGCGCGCGTTCAACGAGAACCACTTCCACTACAACTGGCACTGGTTCTGGAGGTACTCCGGCGGGGACGTCATCAACGATGGCGTTCACCAGATGGACCTTGCGCGCTGGCTGACGGGGCAGACGTTGCCGAAGGCGGTTACCTCCGCCGGGGCGCGGCACGTCTTCGACGATGATCGGGAGACGCCGGACACGCAGACCATCACCTGGGAGTTCGAGGGGATGCTGATGACCCTGGAGCAGACTCTCTGGACGCCGTATATGAAGAAGCACGCGTTCGAACTGCGCGAGAAAGACGACCTGCCCAACTGGCCCTTCGCGGGGACGCGGATCGAGATCTACGGCACGCGCCAGTTCATGTTTTTCGGGCGCATGGGCGGCGGATTCCAACTATTCGACGGCGATGGCAACACGGTGGCGATCCAGCCGGGCCGGTTTGCGCCCGCGAACACGAAACACGTGGCCAACTTCATCGACAGTATCCGATCACGCGCGATTCCGAATGGCGACATCGAAGCGGGGCACTATTCCACGCTGCTCGGCCACTATGGCAACATCGCGTTCCGCACGGGACGCCGGTTACACATCGATCCCGCCACCGAAGGGTTTATCGACGATCCGGACGCCAATTCGTACGTGCGGCGCACATACCGGGAACCGTGGGTTATCCCCGAGGTGGTTTAA
- a CDS encoding DedA family protein, whose protein sequence is MKWVRNLYDWVLSWANTPYGAPALFLLAVAEASFFPIPPDVLLLPLCVGKRERALRFAAICTAGSVIGGAIGYSIGWGAWAAVDQLFYNYVPGFTEIKFNQVGALYDQYNFWVVFVAAFTPIPYKVITIAAGVFLINFPMFMIASLVGRAARFYLVAGLLYFFGEPIRGFIDRWFNLLVVAFTVLLIGGFALLKYAH, encoded by the coding sequence ATGAAATGGGTCCGAAATCTGTATGACTGGGTCTTGAGCTGGGCCAACACGCCTTATGGCGCGCCCGCGCTTTTCCTATTGGCCGTCGCGGAAGCCAGCTTCTTCCCCATTCCCCCGGATGTGCTCCTGCTCCCGCTCTGCGTCGGCAAGCGCGAGCGAGCGCTGCGCTTCGCCGCGATCTGCACCGCCGGCTCCGTAATTGGCGGAGCCATCGGCTACTCCATCGGGTGGGGCGCCTGGGCGGCCGTCGACCAGCTCTTCTACAACTACGTCCCCGGCTTCACGGAAATCAAATTCAACCAGGTGGGCGCGCTCTACGACCAGTACAACTTCTGGGTCGTATTCGTCGCCGCCTTCACGCCGATCCCCTACAAGGTTATTACGATTGCCGCCGGCGTCTTCCTGATCAACTTCCCCATGTTCATGATTGCGTCACTCGTGGGGCGCGCCGCCCGCTTCTATCTCGTCGCCGGGTTGCTGTACTTCTTTGGCGAGCCGATTCGCGGCTTCATTGACCGCTGGTTCAACCTGCTCGTGGTCGCGTTTACCGTGCTGCTCATCGGCGGCTTCGCCCTTCTCAAATACGCCCACTGA
- the surE gene encoding 5'/3'-nucleotidase SurE: MNPPLILVTNDDGVRAPGLRLLAEALAPLGTVAVYAPESQQSAVGHSVSLHKPLRVTALEPGWHMVDGTPTDCVMLAVRHLLGRRPDLVVSGVNPGANLGDDVTYSGTVAGAFEGMLLGIPAIAVSDVSYRPAHMATAARVGALVARYVLAHGLPADTALSVNVPDTPYDELKGVAITRMGRRDYHDEIVERHDPRGGVYYWIGGDEPSHVRESGTDFEAIEQGKVSITPLQRDITHHAVLHHFYEPPIAL; the protein is encoded by the coding sequence ATGAACCCTCCCCTAATCCTCGTAACCAATGATGACGGCGTTCGCGCGCCGGGGCTTCGCCTGTTGGCCGAGGCCCTCGCCCCACTCGGAACCGTCGCCGTGTATGCGCCCGAGAGCCAGCAGAGCGCCGTGGGCCACAGCGTCTCCCTCCATAAACCCCTGCGCGTCACGGCCTTGGAGCCAGGATGGCATATGGTCGACGGCACCCCGACCGACTGCGTCATGCTTGCCGTGCGCCACCTCCTGGGACGCCGTCCCGACCTGGTGGTCTCCGGGGTGAACCCGGGCGCCAACCTGGGCGACGATGTGACCTATTCTGGAACCGTTGCCGGCGCCTTTGAGGGCATGCTGCTGGGCATCCCCGCCATCGCGGTCTCCGATGTGAGCTATCGCCCCGCCCATATGGCCACCGCCGCGCGGGTGGGCGCCCTGGTTGCCCGTTATGTCCTGGCGCACGGCCTCCCGGCGGACACCGCGCTGAGCGTCAACGTGCCGGATACGCCCTACGACGAATTGAAGGGGGTCGCCATCACGCGAATGGGCCGCCGGGACTACCACGACGAGATCGTGGAGCGCCACGATCCGCGCGGAGGCGTCTACTACTGGATCGGGGGCGACGAGCCCTCGCATGTCCGCGAGTCGGGCACCGACTTCGAGGCCATCGAGCAGGGCAAGGTCAGCATTACGCCGTTGCAGCGCGACATCACGCACCACGCGGTGCTTCACCACTTTTACGAACCGCCGATAGCGCTGTAG
- a CDS encoding response regulator, with translation MGKASILVVDDEAGIRSALVQWFALLGYEVESAADGVEAVELCGVRRFDVITMDLEMPRMGGIEAIRAIRAHHGATPILVVTGMPRRIHEALAAGATKILMKPLHLRELENEVRLALAGGETA, from the coding sequence ATGGGAAAAGCGTCCATTCTCGTTGTGGATGACGAAGCTGGAATCCGCAGCGCGCTGGTGCAGTGGTTTGCGCTGCTCGGCTATGAGGTCGAGTCCGCGGCCGATGGCGTGGAGGCGGTGGAATTGTGTGGGGTCCGCCGTTTTGATGTAATCACGATGGATCTCGAAATGCCGCGTATGGGGGGGATCGAAGCGATTCGCGCGATCCGCGCCCACCACGGCGCCACGCCCATCCTCGTGGTGACCGGCATGCCGCGCCGGATACACGAGGCGCTGGCCGCCGGCGCGACCAAGATCCTCATGAAGCCGTTGCACCTCAGGGAGTTGGAGAACGAGGTGCGTCTGGCGCTGGCGGGCGGCGAGACCGCGTAG
- a CDS encoding ABC transporter ATP-binding protein: protein MSETATASPAAGLFSLRDVRKEYHMGEVVVQALRGATLDIAQGEFLVILGPSGSGKSTLLNIIGGLDAPTSGAVLFRGADLARYNESQRTQYRRRHIGFVFQFYNLMPNLTAEENVELATEISADPMPAAEALDLVRLGDRRTHFPSQLSGGEQQRVAIARAVAKRPEILLCDEPTGALDIATGQVVLNALNEINRRIGTTLIVITHNAAIAGLSDRVIQMRDGHVHSIEVNPRRMGVEELAW, encoded by the coding sequence ATGAGCGAAACCGCAACCGCGAGCCCCGCCGCCGGCCTTTTTTCCCTGCGCGACGTGCGCAAGGAATATCACATGGGCGAGGTGGTGGTGCAGGCCTTGCGCGGCGCGACACTGGACATCGCCCAGGGGGAATTCCTGGTAATCCTCGGGCCGAGCGGATCCGGCAAGAGCACCCTGTTGAACATCATCGGCGGGCTTGACGCGCCCACCTCGGGGGCTGTGTTGTTTCGCGGGGCGGATCTGGCCCGCTACAACGAATCCCAGCGCACGCAGTACCGCCGCCGCCACATTGGGTTCGTGTTCCAGTTCTACAACCTCATGCCCAACCTGACCGCGGAAGAGAATGTGGAGCTGGCGACGGAAATCTCGGCCGATCCGATGCCCGCTGCCGAGGCGCTGGACCTGGTCCGGCTCGGCGATCGGCGCACCCATTTCCCCTCGCAGCTCTCCGGCGGCGAGCAGCAGCGCGTGGCGATCGCGCGTGCGGTGGCGAAGCGCCCGGAGATCCTGCTGTGCGACGAGCCGACTGGCGCGCTCGATATCGCCACGGGCCAGGTGGTGCTGAACGCGCTGAACGAGATCAACCGCCGCATCGGGACGACGCTTATCGTTATCACGCACAACGCGGCGATCGCGGGACTTTCCGACCGCGTGATCCAGATGCGGGACGGGCACGTGCACAGCATCGAGGTCAACCCGCGCCGGATGGGCGTCGAGGAGCTCGCGTGGTAA